From the Entomomonas sp. E2T0 genome, one window contains:
- the dinB gene encoding DNA polymerase IV, which produces MTNSSLKKIIHIDCDCFYASIEMRDDPKLVGKPIAVGGTPDKRGVVATCNYEARAYGIRSAMSSQKAYKLCPDLLFIRPRFDVYRAVSKQIHQIFQDYTSIIEPLSLDEAYLDVTDSPLYNNSATRIAKIIQQRIQQEIGITASAGVAPNKFLAKIASDWKKPSGLFVITPEKMDDFILHLPVHKLHGVGKVTAAKLNQLGINTCYDLRQWSRSELLREFSSFGERLWHLARGIDDRPVKTHRRQSVSVERTFEEDLPDLQHCLTKLPELILELNNRIARLDSSYKTGKPFVKVKFHDFTQTTLEQQGAPLDLTSYQTLLKQAFERGNKPVRLLGIGTRVIDLKDINIQLTLFN; this is translated from the coding sequence ATGACCAACTCCTCTTTAAAAAAAATCATTCATATCGATTGTGATTGTTTTTATGCTTCTATTGAGATGCGTGATGATCCAAAACTTGTCGGCAAACCTATTGCAGTTGGTGGTACACCCGACAAACGTGGAGTGGTAGCTACTTGTAACTATGAAGCTAGAGCTTATGGTATCCGCTCTGCTATGTCATCCCAAAAAGCCTATAAGCTTTGCCCTGATTTACTTTTTATTAGGCCACGTTTTGATGTCTACCGTGCGGTATCAAAACAAATTCATCAAATATTTCAAGATTACACATCAATTATAGAGCCTCTATCACTGGATGAAGCCTATCTTGATGTTACTGATAGCCCTCTCTATAACAATAGTGCTACACGTATTGCCAAAATAATTCAACAACGTATCCAACAAGAAATTGGTATTACTGCCTCTGCAGGTGTAGCTCCCAATAAATTTTTAGCTAAAATTGCCAGTGATTGGAAAAAACCCAGTGGCTTATTTGTTATTACACCTGAGAAAATGGATGACTTTATTCTTCACTTACCTGTTCATAAACTACATGGTGTAGGCAAAGTAACAGCGGCTAAATTAAATCAATTAGGCATTAACACTTGCTATGATTTAAGACAATGGAGTCGTTCAGAACTACTGCGAGAATTTAGTAGTTTTGGAGAAAGACTTTGGCATCTTGCCAGAGGTATAGATGATCGTCCAGTTAAAACACACCGTCGTCAATCAGTGAGTGTAGAGCGTACTTTCGAAGAAGATTTACCCGACTTGCAACATTGTCTTACAAAACTACCTGAGTTAATACTCGAATTAAACAATCGAATAGCACGGTTAGATAGCAGTTATAAAACAGGAAAACCTTTTGTTAAAGTAAAATTCCATGACTTTACTCAAACAACCTTAGAACAACAAGGTGCTCCTCTTGACTTAACAAGTTATCAGACCTTACTTAAACAAGCTTTTGAACGTGGCAATAAACCCGTTAGACTATTAGGCATTGGTACTCGTGTAATTGATTTAAAAGATATTAATATCCAATTAACACTCTTTAACTAG
- a CDS encoding FMN-binding glutamate synthase family protein: protein MKALQLSRYSFFVFCILFTLITAPFAMIHNWLWVFTLIGTVLSLIGIYDLFQPKHSVCRNYPILGHIRFMIEYIRPEIRQYLIESDTEALPFSRQERSLVYRRAKNLDANKAFGTVEDIYKTGFEFISHSIIPATIQDPESFRVTIGTDQCKQPYSASLLNISAMSFGALSANAIRALNKGAKKGNFAHDSGEGGLSAYHKENGGDLIWQIASGYFGCRTDDGKFNPERFAAQAANPQIKMIEVKLSQGAKPGHGGMLPKDKVTAEIAATREVPMGQDCISPPCHSAFSTPLELMQFIAQLRELSDGKPVGFKICIGHPWEFAAIVKAMLETKILPDFIVVDGKEGGTGDAPVEFSDHIGLPLRQGLSFVHNILVGTNLRDKIKIAASGKIISGFDIVRALAMGADWVNSARGFMFAIGCIQSQACNTNKCPTGVATQDPLRQNALVVPDKAERVYHFHKNTLHAFAEMLAATGLNHPTELKPHHVARRISDNEIRLLSNIDYYLKQGELLSGQIASPFYSDVWNIAQANSFEPSHNV, encoded by the coding sequence ATGAAAGCTTTACAATTAAGCCGCTACAGTTTTTTTGTTTTTTGTATTTTATTTACGCTAATTACAGCCCCATTTGCTATGATCCATAACTGGTTATGGGTCTTTACTTTAATAGGGACTGTATTATCATTGATTGGTATCTATGACCTGTTTCAACCAAAACATTCCGTTTGTCGTAATTACCCTATTCTAGGGCATATACGCTTTATGATTGAATATATACGTCCAGAAATTCGCCAATATCTCATCGAATCCGATACAGAAGCACTACCCTTTAGTAGACAAGAACGCTCTTTAGTTTATAGACGTGCAAAAAATTTAGATGCTAATAAAGCATTTGGTACAGTAGAAGATATTTATAAAACAGGCTTTGAGTTTATTAGCCATTCGATTATACCTGCCACCATTCAAGACCCTGAAAGTTTCCGAGTAACTATTGGTACTGACCAATGTAAACAACCTTATTCAGCCTCTCTTCTAAATATCTCAGCCATGAGTTTTGGGGCGTTAAGTGCTAATGCTATCCGTGCTTTAAATAAAGGAGCTAAAAAAGGTAATTTTGCCCATGACTCTGGTGAAGGTGGGCTTAGTGCCTACCACAAAGAAAATGGTGGTGACCTAATTTGGCAAATAGCTAGTGGTTACTTTGGTTGCCGAACAGATGATGGTAAATTTAACCCTGAGCGCTTCGCTGCACAAGCAGCTAATCCACAAATAAAAATGATTGAAGTAAAACTCAGTCAAGGTGCCAAACCTGGTCATGGTGGAATGCTTCCCAAAGATAAAGTAACCGCTGAAATTGCTGCTACTCGTGAAGTGCCTATGGGGCAAGACTGTATATCTCCTCCTTGCCATAGTGCATTCTCAACCCCTCTTGAACTTATGCAGTTTATTGCCCAATTGCGTGAATTAAGTGATGGCAAACCTGTTGGTTTTAAAATTTGTATTGGTCACCCTTGGGAATTTGCGGCTATTGTAAAAGCCATGTTAGAAACTAAGATATTACCTGACTTTATTGTTGTAGACGGTAAAGAAGGTGGTACAGGTGATGCACCTGTTGAGTTTAGTGATCATATTGGGTTACCACTAAGACAAGGGCTTTCTTTTGTCCACAATATTTTAGTAGGGACTAATTTACGAGATAAAATAAAAATTGCAGCCAGTGGTAAAATCATCAGTGGTTTTGATATTGTTCGCGCCTTAGCAATGGGCGCGGATTGGGTTAACTCTGCACGTGGTTTTATGTTTGCCATTGGTTGTATTCAATCACAAGCATGTAATACCAATAAATGCCCAACAGGTGTTGCTACCCAAGACCCACTCAGACAAAATGCACTGGTTGTGCCCGATAAAGCAGAACGTGTGTATCATTTCCATAAAAATACTTTGCATGCCTTTGCTGAAATGTTAGCCGCTACTGGTTTAAATCATCCCACTGAATTAAAACCACATCATGTGGCAAGACGTATTTCTGATAATGAAATTCGCCTACTTTCAAATATTGATTACTATTTAAAACAAGGCGAATTATTATCAGGCCAAATTGCTAGTCCTTTCTATTCTGATGTATGGAATATAGCCCAAGCAAACTCATTTGAGCCTAGCCATAATGTATAG
- a CDS encoding PEP/pyruvate-binding domain-containing protein: protein MLRYSFLTLFLINLIFPLYGQTARKPSYYDQQSKIGNLLPRSVANQRPTPKITYISSIKDQNIFQQLARTYELGSLYEIPHILFVIDLKNNNHLYYLNTPFYELHENFLQQVIVKKKLTRTELNTNYLSPKRRFLLGTLSWQQSIKQYTYEFWEGDTLSAEQLQLTEQLIKQTFFDAVVFKTNSTTQEQTTKKANIHYFTQQQLIQQQSFLALNQGTAVGKLKLITSEQDLTSLTSSDIIILKETPIALPPVAAIITEQPSTVLSHVNLLAKSWKIPNAYIKNAAEELKQYENQWIELQVNTSNYTIKASEQTVVATKVITVAKTNTNTTQLKLFPLKTLTIKDSIYCGSKAANLGEISHKLPAINIPDGFCIPFGQYQLFMQQHGLFKQLAQLENQPQFKNNSQYRQHQLALFRQQIIDTPIPNKLLNEWVKQWQGQLAGKAIFVRSSSNSEDLPNFSSAGLYTSVANVIDRESLAKAVKTVWASTYNYKAYETRQILRLSDDLIKMSVLIQVAIDTDKAGVMITRDPFNKTRPYITYIAAKYGLGIKVVEGKAIAEQVMYSSWSKAIQVLSLSDEKTALKLAKDGGVVEQPLDSDQSILNEQLIVNLAKIARQIKYLFNSQDQDIEWAVKQGTIFILQSRPYIH, encoded by the coding sequence ATGCTACGTTACAGTTTTCTAACATTATTCTTAATTAACCTAATATTTCCTTTATATGGACAAACTGCACGCAAACCCTCTTATTACGATCAACAATCAAAAATAGGAAATCTACTACCTCGCTCAGTTGCAAATCAACGACCTACGCCTAAAATAACTTATATTTCCTCCATAAAGGATCAAAATATCTTCCAACAATTGGCGAGAACCTATGAACTTGGCTCACTTTATGAAATTCCTCATATACTTTTTGTTATTGATTTAAAAAATAATAATCACCTTTATTATTTAAATACCCCTTTTTATGAACTCCATGAGAACTTTTTACAACAAGTAATTGTTAAGAAAAAACTAACTCGTACAGAACTCAACACTAATTATTTAAGCCCTAAAAGACGTTTCTTACTAGGTACATTAAGCTGGCAACAAAGTATCAAACAATATACTTATGAGTTTTGGGAAGGAGATACACTTTCTGCTGAACAACTGCAATTGACGGAGCAACTCATCAAACAAACTTTCTTTGATGCCGTTGTCTTTAAAACAAACTCTACTACTCAAGAACAAACAACTAAAAAAGCTAATATCCATTACTTCACTCAACAGCAACTTATTCAACAACAAAGTTTCTTGGCGCTAAATCAAGGAACTGCTGTAGGAAAATTAAAACTAATTACATCAGAACAAGATTTAACAAGTTTAACTAGCTCTGACATTATTATTTTAAAAGAAACACCTATTGCTTTACCGCCAGTTGCAGCTATTATTACTGAACAACCTTCCACAGTACTTTCTCATGTTAACTTACTTGCTAAAAGCTGGAAGATACCTAATGCCTATATCAAAAATGCAGCTGAAGAACTTAAGCAATATGAAAACCAATGGATAGAACTACAAGTTAATACCTCTAACTATACTATTAAAGCTAGTGAGCAAACAGTGGTTGCCACCAAAGTAATTACTGTAGCCAAAACTAATACTAACACCACTCAATTAAAACTATTTCCCTTAAAAACACTCACTATCAAAGATAGTATTTATTGTGGTAGTAAAGCCGCTAATTTAGGTGAGATCTCTCATAAATTACCTGCTATAAATATTCCTGATGGTTTTTGTATTCCTTTTGGTCAATACCAGCTATTTATGCAACAACATGGTTTATTTAAACAACTTGCACAATTAGAGAATCAACCTCAATTTAAAAATAACTCACAATACCGCCAACATCAATTGGCTTTATTTCGACAACAAATTATTGATACCCCTATTCCTAATAAACTGTTAAATGAATGGGTTAAGCAATGGCAAGGCCAATTAGCAGGTAAAGCTATCTTTGTACGTAGCTCTTCTAACTCTGAAGATTTACCTAACTTTAGTAGTGCTGGTTTATATACCAGTGTAGCTAATGTGATTGATAGAGAATCCCTAGCGAAAGCTGTTAAAACTGTTTGGGCTTCAACCTACAACTATAAAGCCTATGAAACAAGGCAAATATTAAGGTTATCTGATGACCTTATTAAAATGAGTGTACTTATTCAAGTCGCTATAGATACAGATAAGGCTGGGGTTATGATTACACGAGACCCATTTAATAAGACAAGACCCTATATTACTTATATTGCAGCCAAGTATGGTTTAGGCATTAAAGTCGTAGAGGGAAAAGCAATCGCTGAACAAGTGATGTATTCTTCATGGTCAAAAGCAATTCAAGTGCTCTCTTTGTCTGATGAAAAAACGGCATTAAAATTGGCCAAAGATGGAGGGGTTGTAGAACAGCCTTTGGATAGTGACCAATCAATACTCAATGAGCAATTAATTGTTAATCTAGCAAAAATAGCCCGACAAATAAAATATCTTTTTAATTCTCAGGATCAAGATATAGAGTGGGCTGTAAAACAAGGAACAATATTTATTCTACAAAGCAGACCTTATATTCATTAA
- a CDS encoding NUDIX hydrolase — translation MSKQASKSKPTGFLDFIVRPLVTVDIAIFTVKDDKLQVLLVKRPNDEQEPFANCWALPGGFLDVTIDQDLNACALRKLKEKTNVNSPYLEQVGAWGSKDRDPRGWSVTHVYFALLSADKVILQQGGNAAEVAWFPITNDNIQKQLAFDHNELLSNAIQRLQAKVEYTSLPAYLLPDEFTLPDLQKVYEIVLDRHLDKSSFRTRILATNLVEPVTNKMRPATNRPAQIYRLTNPDVLTYFPRSFKYNEKTLKS, via the coding sequence ATGTCAAAACAAGCATCTAAATCAAAACCTACAGGCTTTTTAGATTTTATTGTACGCCCTCTAGTAACAGTAGATATTGCTATTTTTACAGTTAAAGATGACAAATTGCAGGTTTTACTGGTTAAACGACCTAATGATGAACAAGAACCTTTTGCTAATTGTTGGGCATTACCTGGTGGCTTTTTAGATGTCACTATTGATCAAGATTTAAATGCTTGTGCTTTACGTAAATTAAAAGAAAAAACTAATGTTAATAGTCCTTACCTTGAACAGGTAGGTGCATGGGGTAGTAAAGATCGTGATCCTCGAGGTTGGTCTGTTACCCATGTTTATTTTGCATTATTAAGTGCTGATAAGGTTATTTTACAACAGGGTGGCAATGCAGCTGAAGTTGCTTGGTTTCCTATCACAAATGACAATATTCAAAAACAACTCGCTTTTGACCATAACGAATTACTCAGTAATGCCATTCAACGATTACAAGCAAAAGTAGAATACACCTCATTGCCTGCTTATTTGCTACCTGATGAGTTTACCTTACCTGACTTACAAAAAGTCTATGAAATAGTACTAGACCGCCACCTTGATAAAAGCTCTTTTCGTACACGTATTCTCGCCACCAATTTAGTGGAGCCTGTAACTAACAAAATGCGACCTGCCACTAACAGACCTGCACAAATTTATCGATTAACTAATCCTGATGTGCTTACTTACTTTCCACGTAGCTTTAAATATAATGAAAAAACTTTAAAATCATAA
- the pgi gene encoding glucose-6-phosphate isomerase, with protein MPYYIQPQDVTKLSIWQALTEHYQLMKNFDMRQAFAENSKRFQEFSLEGCELLFDYSKNLITKETIQLLVKLANDVGVEQAREDLFSGKFVNASENRAALHTALRRPYGDQVFINDVDIMPEVHQVLHQMTELVNSIHNKLWRGFTEKPITDVVNIGIGGSFLGPMLVSEGLLPFAQKGVTCHYLANIDGSEFREVVAELNAETTLFIVSSKSFGTLETLKNAQAARCWFLAQGGSEKDLARHFIAVSSNVEAAVEFGIAKENIFPMWDWVGGRYSLWSAIGLPIALSVGMSNFKELLAGAYMMDQHFLTAPFEKNMPVLMALLGVWYSNFFDAQSHAILPYDHNLRDFVRHLQQLDMESNGKGVRQDGSPLTIDSGPIIWGGVGCNGQHAYHQLLHQGTRFISVDFIVPVVSANPLNNHHQWLYANCLSQSQALMLGKNKQQVEQELKERGCSAEQIEKLAPHKVILGNRPSNTLVLERVSPRSLGALVALYEHKVFVQSVIWGINAFDQWGVELGKELGLAVYKGLTDYQPVPAEDTSTQGLINYFRNHHRG; from the coding sequence GTGCCTTACTATATACAACCACAAGATGTTACTAAGCTATCAATATGGCAAGCATTAACTGAACATTATCAGTTAATGAAAAACTTTGATATGCGCCAAGCATTTGCTGAAAACTCTAAACGATTTCAAGAGTTTTCATTAGAGGGTTGTGAGTTACTGTTTGATTATTCTAAAAATTTGATTACTAAAGAAACCATACAATTATTAGTAAAGTTAGCTAATGATGTAGGTGTGGAGCAAGCAAGAGAAGATTTATTTTCAGGGAAATTTGTTAATGCTTCAGAGAATAGAGCAGCCTTACATACTGCACTAAGAAGACCTTATGGCGATCAAGTATTTATTAATGATGTAGATATTATGCCAGAGGTACATCAAGTTCTGCATCAAATGACAGAATTGGTTAATAGTATACATAATAAATTATGGCGTGGCTTTACAGAAAAGCCTATTACAGATGTAGTTAATATTGGTATTGGTGGTTCATTTTTAGGCCCGATGTTGGTATCTGAAGGATTGCTACCTTTTGCCCAGAAAGGAGTAACTTGCCATTATTTAGCGAATATTGATGGCAGTGAGTTTAGGGAAGTAGTTGCAGAATTAAATGCAGAAACGACACTATTTATTGTATCGAGTAAATCATTTGGTACGTTAGAGACATTAAAAAATGCTCAAGCAGCAAGATGTTGGTTTTTAGCCCAAGGTGGCTCAGAAAAAGATTTAGCAAGACATTTTATTGCAGTTTCTTCTAATGTAGAGGCTGCTGTTGAGTTCGGTATTGCTAAAGAAAATATTTTCCCTATGTGGGATTGGGTAGGGGGACGTTATTCCCTATGGTCAGCAATAGGTTTGCCCATTGCATTAAGTGTTGGCATGTCTAACTTTAAAGAGTTATTGGCTGGCGCTTATATGATGGATCAACACTTCTTAACGGCGCCTTTTGAAAAAAATATGCCTGTATTAATGGCATTGTTGGGCGTTTGGTATAGTAATTTCTTTGATGCGCAGAGCCATGCTATCTTACCTTATGACCATAATTTAAGAGATTTTGTAAGGCATCTACAACAATTAGATATGGAGTCTAATGGCAAAGGTGTACGTCAAGATGGTAGCCCTTTAACAATTGATAGTGGGCCTATTATATGGGGCGGTGTGGGCTGTAATGGACAGCATGCATATCATCAATTATTACATCAGGGAACACGGTTTATTTCTGTTGATTTTATTGTGCCTGTGGTCAGTGCTAATCCATTAAATAATCATCATCAATGGTTATATGCCAATTGTTTAAGTCAAAGTCAAGCATTGATGCTAGGTAAAAATAAACAACAAGTCGAGCAAGAGCTAAAAGAAAGAGGTTGTTCAGCAGAACAAATAGAAAAATTAGCACCTCATAAAGTTATTCTAGGTAATAGGCCTTCTAATACGCTAGTGTTAGAGCGTGTAAGCCCGCGTAGTTTAGGTGCATTAGTAGCCTTATATGAGCATAAAGTATTTGTGCAGAGTGTTATTTGGGGAATTAATGCATTTGATCAGTGGGGTGTAGAACTAGGTAAGGAGTTAGGGCTAGCTGTTTATAAAGGATTAACAGATTATCAACCTGTTCCTGCTGAGGATACTTCTACCCAAGGATTAATTAATTATTTCCGTAATCACCATAGAGGTTAG
- the mraZ gene encoding division/cell wall cluster transcriptional repressor MraZ, producing the protein MFRGANAVSLDAKGRVAMPSRYRDELSVRCSGKLIVTVDAVDPCLNIYPLPEWELIENKLRQMPSLREETRRLHRTLIGSAQDVELDGNGRFLIPPRLRVRAELDKKVVLVGQLNKFQLWDEDTWNAIELDDMAAIKEAGGLPEELRDLIL; encoded by the coding sequence TTGTTTCGCGGAGCTAATGCAGTCAGTTTAGACGCTAAAGGTCGTGTAGCGATGCCTAGTCGGTATCGTGACGAGCTAAGTGTGCGCTGCTCTGGTAAGCTTATTGTAACAGTTGATGCTGTTGATCCTTGTTTAAATATTTATCCATTACCTGAGTGGGAGTTAATTGAGAATAAGCTCCGCCAAATGCCTTCTTTACGTGAAGAAACCCGTCGTTTACACCGTACTTTGATTGGTAGTGCTCAAGATGTTGAGTTGGATGGTAATGGTCGTTTTTTAATACCTCCTCGTTTAAGAGTACGAGCAGAGTTGGATAAGAAAGTTGTTTTAGTAGGACAACTGAATAAGTTTCAACTTTGGGATGAAGATACATGGAATGCTATTGAATTAGATGATATGGCAGCCATAAAAGAAGCTGGTGGTTTACCAGAAGAATTACGTGACTTAATTTTATAA
- a CDS encoding MarC family NAAT transporter — translation MLELFQVIGVGLAILLPLANPITAVALLLGLSQGMTTKQINHEALMAAIYVFIIMIVAFYGGQLVMNTLGISIPGLRIAGGLIVTFIGFQMLFPTKEIGFDITKSTVAELQTQNKDSIAFIPLAMPGTAGPGTIAMIISSASTIQTQATFSPIILKIAPIFIFLTISILLWLCLRSANTIMKWIGKGGVEAISRLMGFLLVCMGVQFVINGVLELIATHS, via the coding sequence ATTCTCGAGTTGTTCCAAGTGATAGGTGTTGGGTTAGCCATTTTATTGCCATTAGCTAATCCTATTACAGCAGTTGCATTACTGTTAGGATTATCACAAGGAATGACCACTAAACAAATAAATCACGAAGCATTAATGGCTGCCATTTATGTTTTTATTATTATGATAGTAGCTTTTTATGGCGGCCAGTTAGTCATGAATACCCTTGGTATTTCTATCCCTGGCTTACGTATTGCAGGGGGCTTAATTGTTACATTCATTGGTTTTCAAATGCTTTTTCCCACCAAAGAAATAGGCTTTGACATTACTAAATCAACTGTTGCTGAACTACAAACTCAGAATAAAGATAGTATTGCTTTTATTCCTCTTGCTATGCCAGGCACAGCTGGCCCAGGAACTATTGCAATGATCATTAGTAGTGCATCGACAATCCAAACGCAAGCTACTTTTTCCCCTATCATACTTAAAATAGCACCTATCTTTATCTTCTTAACCATATCTATTCTTTTATGGTTATGCTTACGCAGTGCTAATACTATTATGAAATGGATTGGTAAAGGTGGTGTAGAAGCTATCTCTCGCTTAATGGGATTTTTACTGGTCTGTATGGGTGTACAGTTTGTCATTAATGGCGTACTAGAATTAATAGCTACACATAGTTAA
- the rsmH gene encoding 16S rRNA (cytosine(1402)-N(4))-methyltransferase RsmH has translation MTTQNFTHTTVLLNEAVEQLAIMADGCYVDGTFGRGGHSRLILSRLGKQGQLIGFDKDPLAINTGNLLMAEEKRFSIIQNSFAAMKEELEKRGLAGKVSGVLLDLGVSSPQLDDAGRGFSFNQDGPLDMRMNPLSGVSAKDWIASASEDEISRVLKEYGEERFAKRMARAVVQRREVKPFERTLDLAEVITVANPAWEKGKHPATRAFQAIRIFVNNELSDLEHGLQAALDVLAVGGRLVVISFHSLEDRIVKQFMRKQVKGEKDQLPRDLPIQVEPFEAKLHIIGKPIYASEQEVKNNPRSRSAVLRTAEKLR, from the coding sequence ATGACAACACAAAATTTTACTCATACAACGGTGTTGTTGAATGAAGCCGTTGAACAGCTAGCCATAATGGCAGATGGTTGTTATGTGGATGGTACTTTTGGTCGTGGCGGGCATAGCCGATTGATCCTTAGTCGGTTAGGTAAGCAAGGTCAGTTAATAGGATTTGATAAAGATCCACTTGCCATTAATACAGGAAATTTATTAATGGCTGAGGAAAAACGTTTTTCTATTATTCAAAATTCTTTTGCAGCAATGAAAGAAGAGTTAGAAAAGCGTGGTTTAGCAGGGAAGGTATCAGGAGTTTTATTAGATTTAGGTGTTTCATCACCACAGTTAGATGATGCAGGTCGTGGCTTTAGTTTTAATCAAGATGGTCCATTAGATATGCGAATGAATCCTCTGTCAGGTGTCAGCGCTAAAGATTGGATAGCATCAGCCAGTGAAGATGAAATTAGCCGAGTACTTAAAGAGTATGGTGAAGAGCGTTTCGCTAAAAGAATGGCGAGAGCGGTTGTTCAGAGAAGGGAAGTCAAACCATTTGAGCGGACATTAGATTTAGCTGAAGTTATAACAGTAGCTAATCCTGCTTGGGAAAAAGGTAAACATCCAGCGACTCGTGCATTTCAAGCAATTCGTATCTTTGTAAATAATGAGTTAAGCGATTTAGAACACGGTTTACAAGCAGCACTTGATGTACTAGCAGTTGGTGGTCGATTAGTGGTAATTAGCTTTCATTCATTGGAAGATCGTATTGTAAAGCAATTTATGCGGAAGCAGGTAAAAGGTGAAAAAGACCAATTACCAAGGGATTTACCAATACAGGTAGAACCTTTTGAGGCAAAGTTACACATAATTGGTAAGCCAATTTATGCTAGTGAGCAGGAAGTAAAAAATAATCCTCGCTCTCGTAGTGCTGTATTAAGAACTGCAGAGAAGTTAAGGTAA
- a CDS encoding DUF2061 domain-containing protein, producing the protein MIKTVTFTCMHFIIAFSVAYLLTGSIAVGGLVALVEPLCNAVGFYFHEKVWNRIKTTKAKNIARENYEVISA; encoded by the coding sequence ATGATTAAGACTGTAACCTTTACTTGTATGCACTTTATTATCGCATTTAGTGTTGCTTATTTATTAACAGGAAGTATAGCTGTAGGTGGTTTGGTCGCATTGGTTGAACCATTATGTAATGCTGTTGGTTTTTATTTTCATGAGAAAGTATGGAATCGTATTAAAACAACTAAGGCAAAAAACATAGCGAGGGAAAATTATGAAGTTATCTCAGCTTAA
- a CDS encoding DUF2388 domain-containing protein yields the protein MRQLLLLVLGCLFSVQVFAFGATTNAINNIATSGSTAGTSGSSASTDTTKRDKIIEQAQNDAATFVGTNGKVLGVYLEVALQHLRQNYSVADHISDLALAEAILTY from the coding sequence ATGCGTCAACTATTATTACTTGTGTTAGGTTGTTTATTTTCAGTACAAGTATTTGCATTTGGTGCTACCACTAATGCCATTAACAACATTGCCACCTCAGGTAGTACAGCGGGTACATCAGGATCATCAGCATCCACCGATACTACCAAGCGGGATAAAATTATTGAACAAGCACAAAATGATGCTGCCACTTTTGTAGGGACAAATGGCAAAGTACTAGGTGTATATCTAGAAGTAGCTTTACAGCATCTTCGTCAAAACTATTCTGTAGCGGATCATATTTCCGATCTTGCCCTAGCTGAAGCTATTTTGACCTATTAA
- a CDS encoding SEC-C metal-binding domain-containing protein: MKAFFEPTSKRRKGFPSETNVKRGLVRTVHGDKVLEEKLGRNDPCPCGSGHSF, translated from the coding sequence ATAAAGGCTTTTTTTGAGCCAACCAGCAAACGCCGCAAAGGCTTCCCATCAGAAACCAACGTCAAACGAGGCTTAGTTCGCACTGTTCATGGCGATAAAGTTTTAGAAGAAAAACTAGGACGCAATGATCCTTGTCCTTGTGGTTCTGGGCATAGCTTTTAA